ACGATCAACGTGCCACGGACGGCATGCCGACAGCCTTGTGCGCGGTGAACCCGCCGTCGACGAGCAGGTTGTGCCCGGTGACGAACTTGGCCTCGTCCGACGCCAGGTACAGCGCCGCCCTCGCCACGTCCTCCGCCTCCAGCACGGCCCCGCCCAGCTCGCTCCAGTCCGTCTCCACCACCCGCCTCAGCGCCGCCTCGTCCATGCCGGGGCACATCTCGGCCATCGACcgcagcgtcagcggcgtcgcgaGGGCGTGCGGCGAGATGGCGTTCACCCGCACGCCGTCGCGCGCCAGCGGGCCCGCGGCCGCGCGCACCGCCGCGATGACGGTGGCCTTCGAGACGGCGTACGCGATGGCCGGGGCGCCGAAGGTGAGCACGCCCATCACGCTGGCTGTGCAGAGGATGCtgccgcggcggcgcggcgccaTGACGCGCGCGCCGTGCTTGATGCACGCGACCGCCGAACGCGCGTTCACCGCCATCACGCGGTCGAAGTCGGCGAGGTCGAGGGCGCCCACGGCGATCTGCGTCACGGACCCGGACATGCCGGCGTTGCTGTAGAGGACGTCCAGGTGTCCGTGCCGCTCCACGGCGAGGTCCACGGCCGCGGCGATCTGCGCCTCGTCGGAGACGTCGCACCGGACGTAGGCCGCGTCCGGGCCGAGCTCCGCGGCGACCGAGCGGCCCAGGTCGTCCTGCACGTCGGCGATGATGATCTTGGCGCCGTTCCTGATGAACTCCATGGCCGTCGCCTTGCCAATGCCGCTCGCGGCGCCGGTGATGACCGCCACCTTACCAGCTAACCTGTACCACCCATATCGGCAGCATATCATGACGCAGAAGATGATAAGACACTCGAACTCCATGTCTTGTGCGCAACAACGGAGAGTACCAGCAGCATTGAGAGACTGGAAAGATGATGTAGACAAACCTCTGAGAGTTCGGAGCCGTGGAGAAGCCATTGACGATACCTGACGCCGTCAACCCGTGAACTCTGCTCGTCTCCCGGAGAACGAGCTGCACGGCTTTGAGCATCGTCTGCTCGCTATTTTTCTCTTCGCCAACAGGGTAGTTGGCAGTGACGAAGCCTGTGGATCTTCGGATCAACCAGGCAGTGGCTGGTAACGGGTCTAGCCTGGAGTTCTTGGTCTTTTCGTTTGGGTCTTTGGGACCTGTCGCGTTCCCCTCGCGTGGTTTGGAAAAATCTAACCAGGAATTCCAAATCATCGTCTTTGTCGCCGTGTGTTTATGATCAGCGCGGCATCTAAGCCCGGGTGGATCACATGTTCAGATCGCTGCTACAGGTACGATTACTATTTTTGTAGGACGAACAATCCCAGCCATTCATGTAGCCATCCATCTTAGCCATCGTACAAAAACCACTAATTAAGCTTTGTCGTATTTCGTTAATTAAGCAGAAGAGAGTTTTATGTACTCCAATCTGTTAGTGCCGACATGGAGTACTGCGGATGCGACTGGATCGTTCTTCAAGATGTTTCTTGAAACATCACTTCATATCCGGGGCGAAAGTTCTTGTCCTGACTTCATATCCTCTGCTCGCAGCGACAAATTTAAGACATTACCTTGTTCTTGTTGAAGATGCTGCCTACTTGCTTTTATGTTAGTCTTCGTTGGTTGGTCTTGAAAACTAGGATGAAAAATCCTTGTGCAGGCATCATGTTGCAGCTAGGTTTTTCTGAGGATTGGGTGTCTCTTGTTATGAGATGTGTCAACTCCGTATCTTTCCAAGTGAAGATGAATGGAGAACTTCTGCCATCATTTCGTCCCTCCAAAGGTTTAAGGCAAGGTGATCCTATATCTCCGTATTTGTTTTCATTTTGCGGGGAAGGGCTCTCATGCTTGCTAAAAAATTACGATGCTGGCTGGATTGATAGAGGAATCCGACCTGGGTTGAGATCTCCTTGGATCTCGCATCTCTTGTTTGCGGATGACTGTTTGGTTTTTATGAAGGCAGATTCAAGGAGTGCGCAGAGACTGAATGAAGTCCTTCAAGCTTTCCATTTGGGCTCTGGCCAGTGTGTAAACAAGGCGAAGAGCTCCGTTTTTTCAGCCCGAATTGTAGGGCATCGGCCAAAGCAGGGGTAAGAAATAACTTACAAATCTACAGGGAAGCTTTGACCGAGAAGTACCTGGGGTTGCCTACAGCAGCGGGAAAGATCACGGAAAATAGCTTCGTTCATATTAAGGAGCAAGCAAGGTCCAGGGTACAAGGTTACTGTGAGAAGTTGATGTCGATTGCGGCAAGGATGGTTCTTCTTGAGGTTGTGATTCAAGCCCTACCGGCCTATTCTATAAGATGTTTCAAGCTCACTAAAGGCTTATGTCAGAAAGTTACGACAGTGATGTCAAAGTTCTGGTGGGATGAATCATTGGACAAACGGAGAATGCATTGGCAATCTTGGGAAAAAATGGATGTCTCCAAATCAAAGGGAGGCTTGGGATTTCGTGATTTGGAAAAGTTCAATGGCGCAATGCTAGCTAAGCAGGCGTGGCGTCTTATGGAGAAGCCAGATAGTTTATGTGCACGAGTCCTGAAGGGACGGTATTACCCAGATGGGGATTTTTTGTGGGCGGGATGCCCGGCGAACGCCTCTACTACGTGGAAAGCTATTATCACCGGCAGGGAAGTGCTTAAGCAGGGTTTGATCCGTAGAGTCGGTGATGGAATGACTACGGAAGTGTGGCATGATAACTGGATACAAGGAAGTTCATCTTTTAAACCAGTGTGTAACATGGGGGGTGACCCGATACACCTGATAGCGGATTTGATGAACGAAGATGGTGCATGGAATGAGGAAATAATCAGAAGGAATTTCACTGCCCCGGATGCGAGCGCTATACTCAACATGCCAAGAACACGGATGGCTATCTCTGATTTTTGGACATGGGGCCATGAAAGATCTGGGATTTTCACGGTCCGATCTGCATATCGTATGCTTATGGAAGAACAACAAGCAAAGCTGATTCAAGTTGGGAATTCATCCCAAGGTGAGGAAATCTGGAAGTCGTTATGGCGGATTCAGGTACAACCAAAAATAAGGATTTTTTGGTGGCGAGTCCTCAAAGGATTTCTGCCGGCAAAGGAGGAGCTGTGTAGGAGGCATATAGGGGAGGATTCCACCTGCCCAATGTGTGGTCACCAAGAGGAGTCACTTCATCACTCTCTGGTGATGTGCGATCATGCAAAACTGTTTTGGAGGGAAGCTGAGAATTTTTTTCAACTTCAAACTACCCCGGCTACACCCTGTTACTTGGTCACGGGATTTGCTAGACCCGGGGTTTGTCAGTAAGGCTAGAGCGGCCATCATTATCTCAGTTATGTGGGCAATATGGTCGAGCAGGAACAAGCACACCCATGAGGAGGTTAAGTACCAGCCTGGTCGGTCGGTGGTTCTAGTGCAAGAACTCATTCATGCTTTGTATATTCCGGCCACTCCATCTGAAGTTCAGCAGAGGAACAATGTGGACTGGATACCACCAGAGCCCGGCTGTGTAAAGATTAACACAGATGCTACGGTTGATGTGAATGGGGGAACTTTAGCCATTGGACTTGTGGCAAGAGATCAGGGCGGACTCGTGCTCGCCAGAAGTCGTAAGGTAAGGGGGGTGACTGGCCCGTATGTTGCTGAACTCCTAGGGGTGCGAGAAGCTGTGCGTCTAGCTATGGAGAAGGGCTGGACGCGGGTTGCCGTCGAAACGGATTGCCAAACTGTCACGGAGGAATGGATGGCGACGAAGTGCCGGTCGATGGGGAGCCCAGTAATCAGCGAAATCAAATCATATCTCCAAAACTTTCAGGGGCTGTGCATCAGCTACGTGAGAAGAGAGGCCAACAAGGCTGCTCATTGGCGTGCTCAGGAGGGCCTCAAGAGTACCTCGGATGTTATTCTTTTTGATGTATTCCCTGATTCTCTGATTGCCTTAGCGCAATCTGATGTAAACCGTCACATAATTGAATAAAATGCCTAGAGGGCGGTTCTAAAAAAAAAAGCTTTGTCGTATTTCGTTAATTAAGCAGAAGAGAGTTTTATGTACTCCAATCTGTTAGTGCCGACATGGAGTACTGCGGATGCGACTGGATCGTTCTTCAAGATGTTTGTTGAAACATCACTTCATATCCGGGGCGAAAGTTCTTGTCCTGACTTCATATCCTCTGCTCGCAGCGACAAATTTAAGACATTACCTTGTTCTTGTTGAAGATGCTGCCTACTTGCTATTATGTTAGTCTTCGTTGGTTGGTCTTGAAAACTAGGATGAAAAATCCTTGTGCAGGCCGTTTTCGACTGGACGTGGCGACAATGCTGCATATCTTGTGATGCTGCGATAATGGTTGTGTTTGTTTTATACTCTGCTTAATAATTACTAAGAAAGGAGCCCGCAACAAATTTTACTAAGAAAGGATGTGTACCTTACAAGGGCAAAGAGGCCAGGGGTTTTAACTTTCTTTTTTAAAGAAAATGATGCACATCACAAGGCCATAGTCAAAACAACGGGGCTACCCTCTCGGGATTATTACACTAAATTGACGTGCCGCACTTTCAACCCAAAGGCGACGCTTTTTTCTTGAAGAAGATGATAGCATTTGTAAATCAAAGGAGAAGgagcgaaccaacctgtggttggaatGGTTAGAGAGACAGTGGTATTCCCAGCCCAtcagggttcaaatcctggtgctcgcatttattttagaattttcgGCGATGCACATTCAGTCTCTGAGTATATGTGTCTATATATGAGCGATTGCGTTTGTGTTGTGTTCAGAAAAAATCAAAGGAGAAGGCAAAATGAAATGAAAGGTAAGTCAAAAAATGCAAGAACAACAGCAGCCAAGTCTAAAGAGGCCCAACTAGACACCCCGCATGCATCCAATCGTCATTTCACAAATAAAAACATAAACAAAAGATAATTTGACATCTTTCTCTCATAGACATTTCTAACATGATACATGATCATTTATTGATTTAAGTGAACATATTCTCTGGATGGTGAAACATATTTCACAAATAATTTCACCATCCACAGAAATATGTTTGTGAAATAAGTAGCGTCGATCGGCTAGACCTAACGGCAATTCCTATTCAGCTCTTAAGCGCCCGTTACATTCATTCCCGCAAACGGGTGCCTAGAGGCGCACACCCCCACTAAGCATTGGGCCGGCTTTTTTAATATTCTTTCCTGTTTCGAAAAATAAAAAGGTGCAGTTGCCTGAGAGAGACTGGGTTCGAACTCGATATCTCATCACTGGGGGATACTGCACTAGGCACTAGGCCACCTGCTCGTCGCTGCTTATCTACTTCCGTCCTTTTATTTCCTCTAAGTTTTTTACGTTTTTTTTGGTTCCctatttcttcttttttttcctcCTCCATTTCTAAAAGAAAATTCTTGTTTATTTTTCTTAAAATGCATGAACTTGTTTCAAATCGATGTTTTTTTTTTCAGAATTGACGAAATTTTTCAAATTCAATAAACTTTTTTTCagttttgatgaactttttccaaattcgaATAAACTTTTTTCAAATGCAATGAACTGACTTTTCAAATTCTATTGACTTTTTacaatttgatgatttttttaaatacgatgaactttttcaaattccatgaacattttttcaaatccgatgaacttttttcaaagtctataaaatatagaaaaacgttgaacatttttcaaaatagatgaactttttctcaaaaaggttgaacttttttcaaaactagAACGTTTTCAAATTCAAGGTATTTTTCATATAATTAAAAAATCAAAGTGATATACTAATATACTGTATTGCGCAATAAATACCGCGACCATGCTTTGCTCTTATACAGTTGGCGCTATCATTTGTCACAAGTGGCCAACGGTTTTAGTGGTTAGCGAAACTCGGATAAGACTCAGCTCCCCAAGATCTAATCCTTTTGAAGGCAGCTATTTTTTATAGCTTTTTGTGTTATATGTTCGGCTCTGCTGCTTCGTGATCGGTCCTAATCCGGCCCAAGTGAAGCCGTGCATGCGCCAGCTTCCGGATCGGGCGCCTGAAGCGCGGGTTAGGAGCTCCCAGACCTAACATTAGGGGAAAAGCTAGGCATGCAGCCGGCCGATAGCGCGAGGGCTATGCCTCGCTTTTGGCGAGGCAGAGATCCCTCTCGCCTCAAGCGAGCGGTAGGATATGCTGGGCCCAATAAAGTGGAATCTTTCATTGGTATTGGCTGGTTTTGGGAAGGTTCCACGCGCGTGTTTCTCTTTTCCATTCTTTTTCTTATGGTTTTCTTCAGATTTCTTTTCATTTACTTTCCCCAttctttatttttttcttttcctttttccaAATACATTTCTATTTTCAAATACACATTgatttttttttttcaaatactttttTTTGCAGACAATACagttaaaaaaaattcaaatacatctttgaacattttttaatacatgctAAACATTTTTCATACACATGTTAAACCTTTTTTCAATGGTATGGATAATTTCTATAAAGTTATGCGTAGATTATTTTACATTTTATATCTTTTCTTAAAATGCAGTGAACGTATTTATGAAATGCTGAAACATTTTTTTTAGTTTTACGAACATATTTTGGTGGGAACTAAAAATTGTGACAATGTATACACGTTTTTCTAACTGTACatacatttttttaaatgcaAGACCATGATTAATTGTAGCGATGATTTCTTTGAACTATACAGATATTTTTCACAAATTATGCCAAGAATTTATTTTTCGCTGCATAACATTTTAAAATGTGTGATGGACGTTTAAAGAGTAAGTAAATTAAATTTTACATATATGTATCTATAATAGTTTGAAAAtataaacaaaaaaaataaagatgAACGAATACATAAGCAAAGTAGAAAGAACGAACGAACACTCCTGAGACTAGTGTTGGGATGGACCAACGGCAGGCGCTGCCCGGCCGGCGGTGTCTTTTTTTTCGAGAAACACCTGTAACTTTATTTATACTCTTGGCAATTATAGGTACACTGATTTGGACCTAAGATCTAAGAAAATACAAAGTAACTCCTCTGACTAAGAATTACAATGAAATCTCTTGAAAACACCTTCTTCACGGCTTCAATGTGTGCTCGAAGAAATACACCAAAGGCTTCGGTAAAGATGCTGCAATTGGATTGGAGCAACGATGTTGTCACTCTTTCACCAACACGAACATTATCAATAATAATTTTTGAAAGCGCCTTGAGTCGCCCATCAAAAAAGAGTGGGAAGCCTTGATCGATGAACGTACTTGGACTGGGGATGATCCCCCAGAAGTGCAGGCCGTCGAATCACATCTTCACTATGGTG
The Aegilops tauschii subsp. strangulata cultivar AL8/78 chromosome 3, Aet v6.0, whole genome shotgun sequence genome window above contains:
- the LOC109739331 gene encoding momilactone A synthase, which encodes MLKAVQLVLRETSRVHGLTASGIVNGFSTAPNSQRLAGKVAVITGAASGIGKATAMEFIRNGAKIIIADVQDDLGRSVAAELGPDAAYVRCDVSDEAQIAAAVDLAVERHGHLDVLYSNAGMSGSVTQIAVGALDLADFDRVMAVNARSAVACIKHGARVMAPRRRGSILCTASVMGVLTFGAPAIAYAVSKATVIAAVRAAAGPLARDGVRVNAISPHALATPLTLRSMAEMCPGMDEAALRRVVETDWSELGGAVLEAEDVARAALYLASDEAKFVTGHNLLVDGGFTAHKAVGMPSVAR